From the Salinimicrobium tongyeongense genome, one window contains:
- a CDS encoding DUF4251 domain-containing protein: MMKRYFETLKLPAIVVYFALVISACGSAGKNMANEPEYRELVEDIRDLEFEIENDWANPSQYSRVNLIGNPNRIKFEEDTVEVILPFFGERYAGGGYNADGAIQFKGIPKELKIKEKPEKGAVELSFEGNRNTENLDFQITIFSNGVARTSVTSSQREHISYDGKLVER, encoded by the coding sequence ATGATGAAAAGGTATTTTGAAACACTGAAGCTGCCGGCAATAGTAGTGTATTTTGCGCTAGTTATCAGTGCATGCGGAAGTGCAGGAAAAAACATGGCCAATGAACCTGAATATAGGGAATTGGTGGAAGATATCAGGGACCTGGAATTTGAGATTGAAAACGATTGGGCCAATCCTTCACAATACAGCAGGGTAAACCTGATTGGCAACCCCAACCGCATCAAATTTGAGGAAGATACAGTAGAAGTTATTCTTCCGTTTTTTGGTGAGAGATATGCCGGAGGCGGTTATAATGCCGATGGCGCAATACAATTTAAAGGCATTCCCAAAGAGCTGAAGATAAAGGAAAAACCGGAAAAAGGTGCTGTGGAACTTTCTTTTGAAGGAAACAGGAACACAGAGAACCTGGATTTCCAAATCACTATTTTTAGCAATGGCGTAGCCCGAACATCAGTAACTTCGTCACAGAGGGAACATATTTCATATGATGGCAAACTTGTGGAACGCTAA
- a CDS encoding 4'-phosphopantetheinyl transferase family protein — MIGNDVVDLELAARQSNWRRKGFLDRVFSPAEQSCILTSTRPGLMVWLLWSMKEAAYKAHQREHNLAPRLNWLAQRCELTEFTSTSAFGRVKVENSAYFTSSEITSGFVHTSAEKNRGSGVKNAIFEASPSEVKAQLKQLVSEGFKMKPEQLQLKKDRFGMPFLTGKKGFCFRHFSLSGHGKFYAYSLSLINCETTVKHS, encoded by the coding sequence GTGATAGGCAATGATGTGGTAGATTTGGAACTGGCGGCGCGGCAAAGTAACTGGCGCCGAAAAGGCTTTTTAGACAGGGTCTTTTCTCCCGCAGAACAAAGCTGCATTCTCACATCAACCCGGCCCGGTCTTATGGTGTGGCTTTTATGGAGCATGAAAGAAGCTGCCTACAAGGCGCATCAGCGGGAACACAATTTAGCACCCCGCCTCAACTGGCTGGCGCAGAGGTGTGAACTAACGGAATTTACTTCCACTTCAGCTTTTGGCCGGGTGAAGGTCGAAAATTCGGCTTATTTCACTTCTTCGGAAATTACTTCAGGGTTTGTGCATACTTCCGCAGAAAAAAATCGAGGTTCGGGTGTCAAAAATGCCATTTTTGAAGCCTCTCCTTCCGAAGTGAAAGCGCAGCTTAAACAGCTGGTTTCAGAAGGTTTTAAAATGAAACCGGAACAGCTTCAGCTTAAAAAAGACCGCTTTGGAATGCCTTTTTTGACAGGGAAAAAGGGCTTTTGCTTCAGGCATTTTTCCCTTAGCGGCCACGGCAAATTCTACGCCTACAGCCTGTCGTTAATTAACTGTGAAACCACAGTTAAACACTCTTAA
- a CDS encoding aconitate hydratase, with translation MSKYNVTQKLIKEHLLKGEMTPGKEIGIKIDQALLQDATGTLVQLELEAMGLDKAKTEVAVQYVDHNLLQTDFKNADDHAFLLSASQKFGIWYSRPGNGVSHPVHMERFGKPGKTMVGSDSHTPAAGSLGMLAIGTGGLDVAAAIAGQPYFVKMPQVMGVKLTGKMPDWVSAKDVILEMLRRYDVKGGVGKVIEYYGPGLKELSAMDRHVIANMGAELGATTTVFPSDEMTRKFLKSQGREEDWTELIADEGCTYDLEDEIVLDELIPLIAKPTSPGNVVPVREVEGMDIGQVVIGSSANPGVRDFWVAGAIVDGKATREEVSFDINPTSRQVIQNLIANKGFEKLIAAGARFHQSGCMGCIGMGQAPASDTISLRTMPRNFPSRSGTEDDQVYLCSPETAAASALTGKITDPRDLEKLYDMKYPKYEYPEKELINTMMLVAPPEDGSNIELKKGPNIKSLPYIEPLREACDVPVLLKMGDNISTDEILRAGAEVLPFRSNLPEISKFSYSVIDDSFYDRAQEAKDHYGGHVVVAKDNYAQGSSREHAALAPKYLGQIAVIANSYARIAWQNLVNFGILPLEFIDIADYDKIEQGDQVNLLNLREDVKNRNNIKVVIDKANGEKVEIETKHSMSDRQIQVLLKGGIINEFKEQLKNKEVNAVKENTVTDNARKQVK, from the coding sequence ATGTCAAAATACAACGTTACCCAAAAATTGATCAAAGAACACCTTCTCAAGGGGGAAATGACTCCGGGTAAGGAGATAGGAATAAAAATTGACCAGGCTTTGTTACAGGATGCCACAGGTACGCTGGTGCAGCTTGAACTCGAAGCCATGGGGCTCGATAAGGCAAAAACTGAAGTTGCCGTACAATATGTAGACCACAACCTTTTACAAACCGATTTTAAGAATGCCGATGACCATGCGTTCTTACTTTCGGCTTCCCAGAAATTTGGCATCTGGTACAGCAGGCCGGGTAATGGCGTGAGCCACCCAGTACATATGGAGCGTTTTGGAAAACCGGGAAAAACCATGGTGGGATCAGATTCTCACACTCCCGCAGCCGGATCTCTGGGCATGCTGGCCATAGGGACCGGAGGGCTGGATGTGGCTGCAGCCATTGCCGGGCAGCCTTATTTCGTAAAAATGCCACAGGTAATGGGGGTGAAGCTTACCGGAAAAATGCCCGATTGGGTGAGTGCAAAAGATGTGATTTTGGAAATGCTGCGCCGTTACGATGTGAAAGGCGGAGTGGGAAAAGTAATTGAATACTACGGCCCAGGGCTTAAAGAACTAAGCGCGATGGACAGGCATGTGATTGCCAATATGGGGGCCGAACTTGGCGCTACCACCACGGTGTTCCCCAGTGACGAAATGACCCGGAAATTTTTGAAGAGTCAGGGCAGGGAAGAAGACTGGACTGAACTTATAGCCGATGAGGGCTGTACTTACGACCTGGAAGACGAGATCGTGCTCGATGAGCTTATTCCGTTAATTGCAAAGCCTACCAGCCCCGGAAATGTGGTGCCGGTAAGAGAGGTGGAAGGCATGGACATTGGCCAGGTGGTGATTGGTTCTTCGGCAAATCCCGGGGTGAGGGATTTTTGGGTTGCAGGTGCCATTGTAGATGGAAAAGCCACGCGAGAAGAAGTCTCTTTTGACATTAACCCGACTTCCCGGCAGGTCATTCAGAATTTGATTGCTAATAAGGGATTTGAAAAACTGATTGCAGCCGGAGCCCGTTTTCACCAATCGGGTTGTATGGGATGTATTGGGATGGGCCAGGCACCGGCTTCTGACACCATTAGCCTGAGAACCATGCCGCGCAATTTCCCGAGCCGCTCGGGAACTGAAGATGACCAGGTGTATTTGTGTAGCCCCGAAACGGCGGCAGCTTCGGCTTTAACCGGAAAAATCACCGATCCGCGTGACCTTGAGAAGCTCTACGATATGAAGTACCCCAAATATGAATATCCCGAAAAGGAACTTATTAATACCATGATGCTGGTGGCACCACCAGAAGACGGCTCAAATATTGAACTGAAAAAAGGCCCTAATATTAAGTCCCTGCCATATATTGAGCCTTTAAGAGAGGCTTGTGATGTGCCGGTTTTACTGAAAATGGGTGACAATATTTCTACCGATGAGATCTTAAGGGCAGGGGCCGAGGTACTTCCTTTCCGAAGTAATTTGCCAGAGATCAGTAAGTTTTCTTATTCGGTTATTGACGATAGTTTTTATGACCGGGCCCAGGAAGCAAAAGATCATTACGGAGGCCATGTAGTGGTTGCCAAAGACAATTATGCACAGGGTTCGAGCAGGGAACATGCGGCACTTGCACCAAAATACCTGGGGCAAATTGCAGTGATTGCCAACTCTTATGCCCGTATAGCCTGGCAGAACCTGGTGAACTTCGGAATATTACCCCTGGAGTTTATAGACATTGCCGATTATGACAAAATTGAACAGGGAGACCAGGTAAACCTCCTTAATTTGAGGGAAGATGTGAAAAACCGAAATAACATCAAAGTGGTAATTGATAAAGCCAACGGGGAGAAGGTAGAGATAGAAACCAAACACAGCATGAGTGACCGGCAAATCCAGGTACTTCTAAAAGGAGGTATCATTAATGAATTCAAGGAGCAGCTCAAGAATAAGGAAGTGAATGCTGTTAAGGAAAATACCGTTACCGATAACGCCCGGAAACAGGTAAAATAG